From a single Intestinibaculum porci genomic region:
- a CDS encoding peptide chain release factor 3: MSAFTDKVSKRRTFAIISHPDAGKTTLTEKFLLYGGAIQEAGMVKGKQHMRHAVSDWMEIEKQRGISVTSSVLQFNYGGYCINILDTPGHQDFSEDTYRTLMAADSAVMVIDASKGVEDQTRKLFKVCAMRHIPIFTFINKMDREAKDPYELLEEIEQELGVETYPINWPIGCGKEFKGVYEREKREVIRFVAASKGARNKAEEIITAVDDPSLKEAIGDDYYATLQDDVELLDGAGAVFDLDRVHEGKLSPVCFGSALTNFGVEPFLEHFLDFSTPPMPRMSDEGPIDPMSEDFSAFVFKIQANMNSRHRDRMAFMRICSGTFTKGMDVYHVQGKKKIKLNQSKSLMADEREEIQEAYSGDIIGVFDPGIFSIGDTIVTGKKHFAFEGIPTFAPEHFARIRNRDTMKRKQFVKGITQIAQEGAIQIFTELGGGFEEIIVGVVGVLQFEVLAYRLKNEYNVEIVNTPLPYQFIRWVVNKDIDVKTLNLSSDTKYVEDLKGNTLLLFSNTWGINWATERNSGLELAEFSKN; encoded by the coding sequence ATGTCTGCATTCACAGATAAAGTGAGCAAACGGCGTACGTTTGCAATTATTTCCCATCCGGATGCTGGGAAAACAACATTAACAGAAAAGTTCCTGTTATACGGGGGCGCGATTCAGGAAGCTGGGATGGTTAAAGGCAAGCAGCATATGCGCCATGCCGTTTCAGACTGGATGGAAATTGAAAAACAGCGTGGGATTTCCGTTACCAGTTCCGTTTTACAGTTCAATTACGGCGGTTATTGTATCAATATCCTAGATACGCCAGGCCATCAGGACTTCTCTGAAGATACTTATCGTACCTTAATGGCGGCTGATAGTGCCGTCATGGTCATTGATGCATCTAAAGGGGTCGAAGATCAGACGAGAAAATTATTCAAAGTCTGTGCAATGCGACATATTCCAATTTTTACCTTTATTAATAAAATGGACCGTGAAGCCAAAGATCCTTATGAATTGTTAGAAGAAATCGAACAGGAATTAGGCGTGGAAACTTATCCGATCAACTGGCCAATTGGCTGCGGGAAAGAATTCAAAGGGGTTTATGAACGCGAAAAACGCGAAGTCATCCGCTTCGTCGCCGCTTCTAAAGGCGCCCGCAATAAAGCTGAAGAAATCATTACGGCTGTGGATGATCCAAGCTTAAAAGAAGCCATCGGCGATGACTATTATGCGACGCTGCAGGATGATGTGGAATTATTAGATGGTGCCGGAGCTGTCTTTGATTTAGACCGCGTCCATGAAGGAAAACTGTCACCCGTTTGTTTTGGCTCCGCGTTAACCAACTTCGGGGTTGAACCATTCCTTGAACATTTCTTAGATTTCTCAACGCCGCCAATGCCTCGTATGAGCGACGAAGGTCCGATTGATCCGATGAGTGAAGATTTCAGTGCCTTTGTCTTCAAGATTCAGGCCAACATGAACTCACGTCATCGTGACCGTATGGCCTTCATGCGTATCTGTTCGGGTACGTTTACCAAAGGAATGGATGTTTATCACGTTCAGGGGAAAAAGAAAATTAAACTCAATCAGTCCAAATCCTTAATGGCCGATGAGCGTGAAGAAATTCAGGAAGCGTACTCTGGTGATATTATCGGGGTTTTCGATCCTGGCATCTTCTCCATTGGCGATACCATTGTGACAGGCAAAAAACATTTTGCCTTTGAAGGTATTCCAACCTTCGCACCAGAACATTTTGCCCGTATTCGTAACCGCGATACGATGAAACGTAAACAGTTCGTCAAAGGGATTACCCAGATTGCCCAGGAAGGGGCGATCCAGATCTTTACCGAACTGGGCGGCGGTTTCGAAGAAATTATCGTCGGCGTCGTTGGGGTCTTACAGTTTGAAGTCTTAGCGTATCGTTTAAAGAACGAATACAATGTGGAAATTGTCAATACCCCATTGCCATATCAGTTTATCCGTTGGGTTGTAAACAAAGATATTGATGTCAAAACTCTAAACTTATCTTCGGATACGAAGTATGTCGAAGATTTAAAGGGCAATACTTTACTGTTATTCTCTAATACCTGGGGTATCAACTGGGCTACGGAACGTAATAGCGGTCTGGAATTAGCCGAATTCTCGAAAAACTAA